GCTCAACCCGCCCGACCACACCCGGCTGCGCCGGCTCGTCGCGCCCTGGTTCACGCCGCGCGGGCTGCGCGCGCAGGCCGCGACCGTGGAACGGGTGGTCGAGGAGTACCTGGACGAGGTGGCGGACCGGCGGACGTTCGACCTGGTCGGCGACTTCGCGGCCAGGGTGCCGATCCAGGTGATCGCCGACCTGCTCGGCGTGCCCGGCGCGGACCACGCGGCGTTCGCCCGGTGGGGCAAGGCGTTGGTCAACGCGCTCGACGGCGTGCGGGACCTGCGCGAGGTGCACGCGCTGCACACGGCGCTGCGCGAGTTCGAGGAGTTCCTGGACGACCTGATCGCGCGCCGGCGGAGGCGCCCCGGCGGGGACGACGTCGTGTCCGCGCTGGTGGCCCACGACGACCTGACCCGGGAGGACCTGATCGCCACCACGGAGCTGCTGCTGGTGGCCGGGTTCGAGACCACGGTGAACCTGATCGGCAACTCGGTGCTCGCGGTGCTGGGCGACCAGGAGGTGCGCGAACGCCTGCTCGCCGACCCCGGTCACGCCGACGCCGTCGTGGAGGAGACGCTGCGGCACGACCCGCCGGTGCAGTACACCGTGCGGGTGCCGTTCGAGACGACCGAGGTCGCGGGCGTCCGGGTGCCGCGCGGCGCGCCGATCATGCTGATGCTGGCGGCGGCCAACCGCGACCCGGCGGTGTTCGCCGACCCGCACCGGTTCGACCCCGGCCGCGCGGACGTCCGCGAGCACCTGGCGTTCTCGTCCGGCATCCACTACTGCCTGGGCGCGGGACTGGCCAGGATGGAGGGTGCGGCGGCGCTGCGCGGGTTGTTCCGCCGCTTCCCGGACCTGAGGGCCGCGGGCCGGGTGAGCCGGCGCGCGTCGCGGGTGATCCGCGGCGCGGCGCGGTTCCCGGTGACCACCGGCGCGAAAAAACAACACCCGATCGGGCAAACCACCGGCTGAACCACCGCGATGTGGTGCATGCTAGTAAACGCGCAACGACCCGCCGCACCGCCGCCGCGGCGGGTCGTTGCGCCTTTCCGCACTGCTGCGGTCTTCCGGTGCGATCCGGCCGGTCTCAACTCCGCCGAGCGCCCGTGCGTTGCGCGGCGTCGTGCGCGAACCGGGCCTGGTCCGCCTTGATCTCGTACTCCACCCCGGGCGGCACTTCCGGGTGGTAGGTGCGCACGACCAAGCCGTCGCGCTCGAGTTGGCGCAGCCGCTGGGTGAGCACCTTGGGCGTGATCGTGGTGACCGGTGCGACGGGGAACGTCGGTCGGGCCTTGGTGCGGGCGCTGGTCGGGGCGGGCGAGCGGGTCACCGCGGTGTCGCGCTCGATCTCGGCGGACGACGTGCCGGCGGGCATCCGCACCCTGCGGGCGGACCTGGCGGAACCGGACGGCCTACGACCCGCGCTCGACGGGGCCGCCGCGCTGTTCCTGCCGACCTCGGGCGAGTCCACGGCCGCCGACGACAGCGCGGCCGCGTTGCGCGACGTCCTGGAACTCGCGGGGGCGGGCGGCGTCGAGCGGGTGGTGCTGCTGTCCTCGCAGGGCGTCGGGACCGGGCGCCACTCGCCGCGCCTGGAGGACGTGGTCGAGCGGTCGGGTCCGGAGTGGACGGTGCTCCGGCCCGGCGGCTTCGCCTCGAACGCCTTCGCGTGGGCTTCGGCGGTCCGCGAGCAGCGGTTGGTCGCGGCACCGTTCGCGGACGTCACCCTGCCCGTCGTCGACCCGGACGACATCGCCGAGGTCGCGACCGCCGCGTTGCGGGAGCCGGGTCACGCCGGGCGGACCTACGTGCTGACCGGTCCGGAAGCCGTTTCGCCGCGGCAGCAGGCGGCGGCGATCGGCGCCGCGCTCGGCGAGCCGGTCCGGTTCGCCGAACTCACCCGCGCTCCTCACCGGCCCGCACGTCAGTCCACGCCCTGCATCAACCGGTGGATGGCCTTCGTCGCCACGACCAGCGCCACGCCCAGGCCGATCGCCACCGCGCCCAGCACGCCGAAGTACGCCACGGCGTTCTCGTCGCTGTAGAACCGGACCACGATCGCGCCGACGCCCGAGCCGGCCGCCGTGGCCAGGAACCACAGGCCCATGGTCTGCGACGCGAACGCGCGCGGCGCGAGCTTCGTCGTCACGGACAGGCCCACCGGCGACAGCAGCAGCTCGCCGCACGTCATCACCAGGTACATCAGCACCAACCACAGGAAGCTCACCCGCACCGACGGGTCACCCTGACTGGCGACCATCATCAGCAGGAACGACAAGCCGACCAGCAGCAGCGCGTAGCCGAACTTGCGCGGCGTCGCGGGCTGGCGGTGGGCCAGCTTCACCCACAGCAGGGCGAACAGCGGGGCCACCGCGATGATCATCACCGGGTTGATCGACTGGATGAACGACGGCGGGAACTCCAGGCCGAGGAACCTGTTGTCCACCCTGGTGTCGGCGAACGCGGCGATCACCGTGGCGCTCTGCTCGAACAGCAGCCAGAACATCGCCGCCGCGATGAACAGCGGGATGTAGGCGATCACCCGGGACCGCTCCACCGACGTGGTGCGCCGGCTGCGGATCATCACCGTGAAGTAGCCGATCGGCAGCAGCACCGACAGCAGGCTGATCAGGTTGATCACGCCCTCCGCGCCCAGCACGCCGAGCACGACCAGCAGCGCCACCAGGGCCACCACGCCCAGCGCGACAGCGGTGATCCGGCCGATCACCCGGCCGCGCTCGGCCGGGGGCAGCGGGAACGGCGGCTCGGCGGCCGAGTCGCCGAGGCCGCGCCGACCGAGCCGGTACACGACCAGGCCGAGCGCCATGCCGACCGCCGCCGCGCCGAAGCCCAGGTGCCAGTCGTACTTCTCGCCCAGGACGCCGCACACCAGCGGCGCGAGGAAGCCGCCGAGGTTGATCCCCATGTAGAAGATCGTGAAGCCAGAGTCGCGGCGCGGGTCCTGCCGGTCGTACAGCCCGCCGACCACGGTCGAGATATTCGGCTTGAGCAGGCCGGTGCCGAGCACGATCAGGACCAGGCCGGTGTAGACGCCCGCCACCCCGATCGGCAACGCCAGCGCGACGTGCCCGAGCATGATGAGCACGCCGCCGTAAAAGACGGCGCGTTGACCGCCCAGCACCCGGTCGGCCAGCCAGCCCCCCGCGACACCGGACATGTAGACCGACGAGCCGTAGATGGCGACGAGCGACAGCGCGAAGCTCTTGTCGAGCCCGAGCGCTCCTTCGGCGGTGGAGCGGTACAGGTAGTAGGCGAGGATCGCCTTCATCCCGTAGTAGGAGAAGCGCTCCCACAGCTCGGTGAAGAACAGCGTGGACAGTCCTCGGGGGTGGCCGAAGAAGCCCCGCTGCGGTGCGGAGACGGCGCTCGTGGCGCTCACTGGTTCCTCCTGGTGTCAACGATGTCACCCTCGACGTGCCGAGTCACGTTACGCCGTATGGTCGTACTGCCAGAAATCCGCGTTGTGCCGAGTGGCCCAGCGCACAGTCCCGGGGTGCGGTCCGGTTCAACGTTTGGTGCACTCGTGGGGTGGATCTGATCGAGGCACACGGACGCGCGATGACGGAGTTCGACTCGCGGGTGCGCCAAGTGCGGCCCGAGCAGTGGGACTGGGACACGCCCTGCAAGGAGTGGTCGGTGCACGACCTGGTGAACCACCTGGTCAACGAACAGCTGTGGGCGCCGGAGCTGCTGGCGGGCTGCACGGTCGAGCAGGTGGGCGACCGGTTCGACGGCGACCAGCTCGGGGCCGACCCGCTGCACTCGTGGGTGCTGGCGGCGGCAGCGGCGCGCGAGGCGTGGATCGCGCCCAAGGCGCTGCTGAAACCGGTGCGCCTGAGCTACGGCCGGGCGACGGCGGTCGAGTACGGCTGGCAGATGACCTCCGACCTGGCCGTGCACGCCTGGGACCTGGCCCGCGCCCTCGGCGTGGACGAGCGGATCGACCAGGACCTGGCGCAGGCGGTGCTCGACCACGTCACGCCGCACGCCGAGGCGTGGGCGGCGAGCGGGATGTTCAACCCGCCGGTGCCGGTGCCCGACGACGCGGACCCGCAGACGAAGCTGGTCGCGTTGCTGGGCCGCACGCCGTAACGACCGCTGTCCACCGAGGGGGAGCCCATCGGGGGCTCCCCCTCGGCTCATTCCTTGGCACGGGCGGGGCCCCCGTGGCCAAGTCCCGTTCGCGTGCGCCCCATTCCGCCCACTTCCCCCGACCGGGCGAAACGGGACGCACCTCCCCCTCGCCGGTGCGCGGTCCCCGACACCTCGACGCACACCACAGTGATAGCCCGCGCGGCGTTGTCAGAGGTCGGCCCGCGGCACCTGACAACACTTCCCGGACAACGGCGCGGGCCCGCCGCGAGGTGCGGCGAGGCCCGGCGAGGTGGTCGGACGTGCGGGTCAGGGGCCGGTGACGCCCGGCTCCCAGCTCTCCGGCCGACCGGTCTCGGTCAGCAGCAGCTGCCAGTCGCCGAAGCCCATCGGCGCGTCGTGGTGCCACGGGAAGCGGCCTTCCGCGGTCGGCAGGATGATCTGCACGGCGGCGAAGTCGCCCTTGCCGTAGAGCAGGAACGCGCTGCCGAAGAACTCCGGGTAGAAGCCCTTGAACACCCGTTCGAAGGTGACCGGCACGCCCTCGAAGAAGTCGTGGTAGAGCCGGCCCGGCACGAACCGCTCGCCCCTGCGGGCCCGGTCGACGTAGGCGCGGATGAGCACCTGGGCGTGCTCGGGCGGCAGGCCCAGCACCACCGCCTCGGCGACGCCGAACCGGCGCCACGCGCCGACGGAGAACGAGTACCCGGCCCCCTCGGCGTCCTCGGGCACGCTGACGACGGCGTGGCCGTGCTGCTCGGCCTGCGTCAGCAGCCAGTTGCGCAGGTTGATGTCCGCGACGGAGGGGCCGGTGGGGTTCGACACCCCGCCATTGTGCCCGTCCCGCCGTCAACCCGGCATGAGCGCGGCGCCGGCCCGACGACGAGCCCCGCGCCGGCCGGGGCCGACGCGGGGCTTGGTGGAACCGCTGCGGGCGAGGTCAGCCGACCTCGGCCATCACCTCGTCGGACACGTCGAAGTTGGCGAAGACGTTCTGCACGTCGTCGCAGTCCTCCAGCGCGTCGATCAGCTTGAAGATCTTCCGCGCGCCCTCGGCCTCCAGCTGCACCGACACCGACGGCAGGAAGTTCGCCTCCGCCGACTCGTAGTCGTACCCCGCCTCCTGGAGCGCCTTGCGCACCGCGACGAGGTCACCGGCCTCCGACACGACCTCGTAGCTCTCGCCGAGGTCGTTGACCTCCTCGGCGCCCGCGTCGAGGACGGCCATCAGCACGTCGTCCTCGCTCAGGTCGCCCTTCGGCACGATCACGACGCCCTTGCGGGTGAACATGTAGGACACCGAGCCGGGGTCGGCCATCGAGCCGCCGTTGCGCGACATCGCGGTGCGGACCTCGGACGCGGCCCGGTTGCGGTTGTCGGTCAGGCACTCGACCAGCACCGCCACGCCGTTGGGGCCGTAGCCCTCGTACATGATGGTCTGCCAGTCCGCGCCACCCGCCTCCTCACCACCGCCGCGCTTGCGGGCGCGCTCGATGTTGTCCAGCGGCACGGAGTTCTTCCGGGCCTTCTGGATGGCGTCGTACAGGGTCGGGTTGCCGTCGGGGTCGCCCCCGCCGGTCCGGGCCGCCACCTCGATGTTCTTGATCAGCCGCGCGAAGAGCTTGCCGCGCTTGGCGTCGATTGCGGCCTTCTTGTGCTTGGTGGTCGCCCACTTTGAGTGGCCGCTCATTTCTCCTCCGTCGAATCACTCAGCCCGCGGCACGGACCATGTCCACGAAAAGGCGGTGCACCCGCCCGTCACCGGTCAGTTCCGGGTGGAACGAGGTGGCGAGCACGTGCCCCTGCCGAACCGCGACGATCCTACCGGCGGCCGCTCCGGCGTCCTCGGATTCGGGCACCCGGGCGAGTACTTCCACGTCCGAACCGGTCGACTCGACCCACGGGGCGCGGATGAACACCGCGTGCACGTCACCCACGTCGGTGAAGTCGAGATCGGCCTCGAAGGAATCGACCTGCCTGCCGAACGCGTTGCGCCGCACCACGATGTCGAGGCCGCCGAGCTGGTGCTGGTCCGGCCTGCCGTCCAGCACGCGGTCGGCGAGCAGGATCATCCCGGCGCACGACCCGTAGGCGGGCATGCCCTCCTTGATCCGCGCGCGCAGCGGCTCCAGCAGGTCGAACGTGGCGAGCAGCCGGCTGATGGCCGTCGACTCGCCGCCGGGCAGCACGACGCCGTCGACCTCGGCCAACTCCTCGGGCCTGCGGATCGGCCGGGCCAGCACGTCGGCCTCGGCCAGCGCGACCAGGTGCTCACGGACGTCGCCCTGCAGGGCGAGGACACCGACGACGGACACGGCTGGGTTCCTCCTAGGTGAACTGCCACCAGCCTAGGTGACCGGGCCGGACGGGTGCTCGTGGCACCCGTCCGGCCGTTCGGTCTTCCCGCGTCGCGCCAGTCGCGCGCCGCGACCCGCTCGTCGGCCTGGTGGGCCGCCGAACGACGGGCTCTGGGGGCTCGCCGACCCGGAGGGCGGCGCGGCGAGCGCCGTGGGAACCGGTCCGCGGGTCGCGGCGGAATGCCGAATCGCGTCGTGCCACTTCGGCGGGCGTTGCGGAATTCACCGCGCCCACCGGTTCCCCGACCTGGTGCGAACCGAGGCGCGGCGGCTGTTGTGACAGGTGGGGCCGCCGATCGGTCCGATTGGGACACCCGGTGGCGGCCGGCTCCGCGCTGCTCTGCTCTGCACTGGCGACCGAACGTTAGCGGCTCGCGACCGGCTCCCGGAAATCGCTTGAGGAAGACTTGATGTACGCCTTTTCACCACGCCCGGAAAGGGCTTGGTCGAGGTCGTCCCAGATGTCCTCGACGTCTTCCAGGCCGACGCTCAGGCGCAGCAGGTTCGCGGGCACGCCGGACGCCTCGCGCGCGGTGTCGGGCACCAGCCGGTGGGTCAGCGCGGACGGGTGCTCGATCAGCGTGTCGACCGCGCCGAGGCTCACCGCGGGCGTGACGAGCCGCAGCCTGCGCACCACCTCGGCCGGGTCCTCGCGGGGGGTGAACGCGAGCATCGCGCCCGGACCGCGCTGCTGCCGGCCGAGCAGGCCGGCCGGGTCCGCGCCGGGCAGGCCGGGGTACCGCACCAGGCCGACGCCGGCGTGCCCGGCGAGCCGGGTGGCCAGCTCGACCGCGCCCTTCTGCATGGCCTCGACCCGCAGCGGCAGCGTGGCCAGGCCGCGGTGCATGAGGTAGCCGCCCAGCGGGTGCAGCACCGCGCCGGTGACGATCCGGATCTGGCGCAACGGCCCGGCGTGCTCCTCGGCGCAGGCCACCACGCCGCCGAGCACGTCGCCGTGCCCGCCGAGGTACTTGGTGCCCGAGTGCAGCACGTAGGTCGCGCCCAGCGCGGCGGGGTTCTGCAGCACGGGGGTGGCGAACGTGTTGTCCACGACCACCGGCACGTCACCGGCCTGGGCGGCCACGGCGGCGATGTCGAGCAGGTCGAGGTTGGGGTTGGCCGGGGTCTCGACCACGACCAGCCCGGTCTGGGGCGTGATCGCGTCGGCGACCCGGTCGGCGGTCGTGTACGTCGTGCGGACGCCGAGCAGGCCGGACGACAGCAGGTGGTCGGTGCCGCCGTAGATGGGCCGGACCGCGACCACGTGCGGCTTGCCGGTGAGCACGCAGGCGGCCTGCACCACGGCGGTGACGGCGGCCATGCCGCTGCCGAACGCCACGGCGGCCGACGTGCCCTCCAGCGCGGCCAGGGCCTGCTCGAACCGGGCCACGGTGGGGTTGTGCAACCGGGAGTAGACCGGCGAGGTGGCGTGCGCCGCGCCTTCGGCGAGGTGCTGCAGCGCGTGGCCCCCCTCCACCTGGTCGGGGATCGGGTAGGTGGTGGACAGGTCGATCGGCAGGGCGTGCACGCCCAGGTCGGCGAGGTCGTCGCGCCCACCGTGCACCGCCGTCGTTCGCAACCGCGTCATGGCCGAATCTTGGACTTCTCATCGGTGTTGGGGGCACACTTCCGCAGGCTGTTCGGCTCCGGGAGGTAATCGACGTGCTGGATTCGGTGGACGCGGCGATCGTGCGGGAGTTGCAGAAGGACGCGCGGCTGCCCAACAAGGACCTGGCCGACCGGGTCAACGTGGCCGCGTCGACGTGCGTGGTCCGGCACCGGTCGCTGCGCGAGCGCGGCGTGATCACCGGCTACCACGCCGAGGTCGACCTGGCCGCGGTCGGCCGACCGGTGCAGGCGATCATCGCGGTGCGGGTCCGGCCGCACACCAGGGCGATCGTGGAGCCGTTCATGGACTACGTGCTGACGCTGCCGGAGGTGCTGGCGATGTCGCACGTGGCGGGTCCGGAGGACTTCCTGGTGCACGTCGCGGTGGCCGACACGGCCCACCTGCAACGCCTGGTGCTCGACCGCTTCACCACCCGCCGCGAGGTCAGCGAGGTGCAGACGAACCTGCTGTTCCAGCACGTCCGCAGGCACATCGTGCCGCCGGCCACCGGGGACCGGGACTCGTGGTCGTGACCCCCGGCGCGCCCTCGGCCGGGCGCCGTCGACGGGTCGCTGTCGAGCCCTCCTCGTGAACATGTGTTAACAATGACCATGGGGACCGAAGCGTTGCGTGAACTGCTCGACGGCCGGTGGGCGGCGGTGCGCCGCGGCTCGCTCGACCTGCTCGGCGGGCTGAAGCCGGTGCGCGACCTGGAGCGCGAGGAGTACCGGGCCTGGGTGCTGGACCAGC
This genomic window from Saccharothrix sp. HUAS TT1 contains:
- a CDS encoding TIGR03086 family metal-binding protein; this encodes MTEFDSRVRQVRPEQWDWDTPCKEWSVHDLVNHLVNEQLWAPELLAGCTVEQVGDRFDGDQLGADPLHSWVLAAAAAREAWIAPKALLKPVRLSYGRATAVEYGWQMTSDLAVHAWDLARALGVDERIDQDLAQAVLDHVTPHAEAWAASGMFNPPVPVPDDADPQTKLVALLGRTP
- a CDS encoding Lrp/AsnC family transcriptional regulator; translated protein: MDVLDSVDAAIVRELQKDARLPNKDLADRVNVAASTCVVRHRSLRERGVITGYHAEVDLAAVGRPVQAIIAVRVRPHTRAIVEPFMDYVLTLPEVLAMSHVAGPEDFLVHVAVADTAHLQRLVLDRFTTRREVSEVQTNLLFQHVRRHIVPPATGDRDSWS
- a CDS encoding YebC/PmpR family DNA-binding transcriptional regulator gives rise to the protein MSGHSKWATTKHKKAAIDAKRGKLFARLIKNIEVAARTGGGDPDGNPTLYDAIQKARKNSVPLDNIERARKRGGGEEAGGADWQTIMYEGYGPNGVAVLVECLTDNRNRAASEVRTAMSRNGGSMADPGSVSYMFTRKGVVIVPKGDLSEDDVLMAVLDAGAEEVNDLGESYEVVSEAGDLVAVRKALQEAGYDYESAEANFLPSVSVQLEAEGARKIFKLIDALEDCDDVQNVFANFDVSDEVMAEVG
- a CDS encoding cytochrome P450 produces the protein MPSTVKNATLLLLGRTIVRAQALLGDPAARLFGLSPNRDPYPVYESVRRQGALVKSRMGLYLTPSHELCSSLLRDPGFGPLPAGALSPVDSTVEVAGRRLVNPVEESFLVLNPPDHTRLRRLVAPWFTPRGLRAQAATVERVVEEYLDEVADRRTFDLVGDFAARVPIQVIADLLGVPGADHAAFARWGKALVNALDGVRDLREVHALHTALREFEEFLDDLIARRRRRPGGDDVVSALVAHDDLTREDLIATTELLLVAGFETTVNLIGNSVLAVLGDQEVRERLLADPGHADAVVEETLRHDPPVQYTVRVPFETTEVAGVRVPRGAPIMLMLAAANRDPAVFADPHRFDPGRADVREHLAFSSGIHYCLGAGLARMEGAAALRGLFRRFPDLRAAGRVSRRASRVIRGAARFPVTTGAKKQHPIGQTTG
- a CDS encoding DUF4262 domain-containing protein translates to MSNPTGPSVADINLRNWLLTQAEQHGHAVVSVPEDAEGAGYSFSVGAWRRFGVAEAVVLGLPPEHAQVLIRAYVDRARRGERFVPGRLYHDFFEGVPVTFERVFKGFYPEFFGSAFLLYGKGDFAAVQIILPTAEGRFPWHHDAPMGFGDWQLLLTETGRPESWEPGVTGP
- a CDS encoding SDR family oxidoreductase — encoded protein: MIVVTGATGNVGRALVRALVGAGERVTAVSRSISADDVPAGIRTLRADLAEPDGLRPALDGAAALFLPTSGESTAADDSAAALRDVLELAGAGGVERVVLLSSQGVGTGRHSPRLEDVVERSGPEWTVLRPGGFASNAFAWASAVREQRLVAAPFADVTLPVVDPDDIAEVATAALREPGHAGRTYVLTGPEAVSPRQQAAAIGAALGEPVRFAELTRAPHRPARQSTPCINRWMAFVATTSATPRPIATAPSTPKYATAFSSL
- a CDS encoding PLP-dependent aspartate aminotransferase family protein encodes the protein MTRLRTTAVHGGRDDLADLGVHALPIDLSTTYPIPDQVEGGHALQHLAEGAAHATSPVYSRLHNPTVARFEQALAALEGTSAAVAFGSGMAAVTAVVQAACVLTGKPHVVAVRPIYGGTDHLLSSGLLGVRTTYTTADRVADAITPQTGLVVVETPANPNLDLLDIAAVAAQAGDVPVVVDNTFATPVLQNPAALGATYVLHSGTKYLGGHGDVLGGVVACAEEHAGPLRQIRIVTGAVLHPLGGYLMHRGLATLPLRVEAMQKGAVELATRLAGHAGVGLVRYPGLPGADPAGLLGRQQRGPGAMLAFTPREDPAEVVRRLRLVTPAVSLGAVDTLIEHPSALTHRLVPDTAREASGVPANLLRLSVGLEDVEDIWDDLDQALSGRGEKAYIKSSSSDFREPVASR
- a CDS encoding winged helix-turn-helix transcriptional regulator, translated to MTRSPAPTSARTKARPTFPVAPVTTITPKVLTQRLRQLERDGLVVRTYHPEVPPGVEYEIKADQARFAHDAAQRTGARRS
- the pdxT gene encoding pyridoxal 5'-phosphate synthase glutaminase subunit PdxT — its product is MSVVGVLALQGDVREHLVALAEADVLARPIRRPEELAEVDGVVLPGGESTAISRLLATFDLLEPLRARIKEGMPAYGSCAGMILLADRVLDGRPDQHQLGGLDIVVRRNAFGRQVDSFEADLDFTDVGDVHAVFIRAPWVESTGSDVEVLARVPESEDAGAAAGRIVAVRQGHVLATSFHPELTGDGRVHRLFVDMVRAAG